From the Psychrobacillus sp. FSL K6-4046 genome, one window contains:
- a CDS encoding response regulator transcription factor: MKHHILLIEDEINIAKFVELELKHENFEVTVSFDGREGYELALENHYDLLLVDVMLPNLNGLEICRRFRKVKDIPIILITARDAVIDRVSGLEAGADDYVVKPFAIEELLARIRAVLRRVGHTTLNQESVLSIRGLQVNQKAYRVTYFGQEIILTKTEYDLLVCFMQNLNIVLTRDQILEIVWGYESEVETNVVDVYIRHLRKKLPKEIAALIETVRGVGYVIRS; the protein is encoded by the coding sequence GTGAAACATCATATTTTATTAATAGAAGATGAAATTAATATAGCGAAGTTTGTGGAACTTGAGCTGAAACATGAAAATTTTGAGGTAACCGTATCTTTTGATGGAAGAGAGGGATATGAATTAGCTTTAGAAAACCATTACGATTTGTTATTAGTAGATGTTATGCTACCTAATTTAAACGGTTTAGAAATATGTCGCAGGTTTAGAAAAGTTAAAGATATTCCTATTATTTTAATAACTGCGAGAGATGCAGTTATAGATCGTGTTTCAGGATTAGAGGCTGGAGCAGATGACTATGTGGTCAAGCCATTCGCTATAGAAGAGCTTTTGGCTAGAATTCGTGCTGTATTAAGAAGGGTGGGGCATACCACATTAAATCAGGAATCTGTTTTATCGATACGTGGCTTACAGGTCAATCAAAAAGCATATAGGGTTACGTATTTTGGGCAGGAGATTATTTTAACGAAAACAGAGTATGACCTTCTTGTATGTTTTATGCAAAACCTTAACATCGTATTAACTCGGGATCAGATTTTAGAAATTGTATGGGGTTATGAATCAGAAGTAGAGACAAATGTAGTGGATGTTTATATTAGGCATCTTAGAAAGAAATTGCCGAAGGAAATTGCAGCTTTAATAGAAACAGTTAGAGGAGTGGGATACGTGATTCGTTCATGA
- a CDS encoding GNAT family N-acetyltransferase has protein sequence MLKKRDLHECTALFELMSDPTIMPFVRHKANTADEYWFLTKQMIEEELAGTTISRTIISDYGQPIGTINLFDIEHGAGFLGTWIGTQFQGQGYNKKAKEQFLEELFFEQNIQTVFLRIRKNNIKSIRATEKLGYALKANDSHQVIYEEINKGNNHFDLYYIPKDLFLMKTLQQNSEEEQAM, from the coding sequence GTGTTGAAAAAAAGAGACTTACATGAGTGTACCGCTCTATTTGAGCTTATGTCAGATCCAACTATTATGCCATTCGTTCGTCATAAAGCTAATACCGCAGACGAATACTGGTTTTTAACCAAACAAATGATTGAGGAAGAATTAGCTGGAACGACTATTTCTCGAACAATCATCAGTGACTATGGACAACCAATAGGAACCATAAATCTATTTGATATTGAACACGGTGCTGGATTTTTAGGAACATGGATCGGCACACAATTCCAAGGTCAAGGTTATAATAAGAAAGCGAAGGAACAATTTTTAGAGGAATTGTTCTTTGAGCAGAATATACAAACAGTATTTTTACGTATTAGAAAAAATAATATTAAGAGCATCCGTGCAACTGAAAAGCTTGGCTATGCTTTAAAAGCAAATGATTCCCACCAAGTAATATACGAAGAGATTAATAAGGGTAATAACCATTTCGATTTATATTATATACCTAAGGACCTCTTCCTAATGAAAACACTTCAGCAGAATTCGGAAGAAGAACAAGCTATGTAA
- a CDS encoding undecaprenyldiphospho-muramoylpentapeptide beta-N-acetylglucosaminyltransferase, which produces MNNNKIVLTGGGTAGHVSLNEAIIPELLRNGYEVHYIGSADGIEKSIIEKSFPTLPYHTISNGKLRRYFSIKNFSDPFKVLYGTMQAMRTLRKIKPSLVFSKGGFVSVPVVVAAKLSNIPVVIHESDITPGLANKIATPFAEHIFTVFEETLKYIPRDKSSAIGAIIRPDLFQGDEKIARELTGFSPFKETIIVMGGSQGSKSINAAIKDNIDTLTKRFQIIHLCGKGNLDPSLIDKPNYKAFEYVTDELPHLLKITNYVISRAGSNSIFEFLELKKPMLLIPLSKNASRGDQVLNANFFEKLGYAIVLEEEGLTAETFMNSLSALALNKEKIIDAQCLASSSKTPEQFTELLLTYKN; this is translated from the coding sequence ATGAACAATAACAAAATAGTACTGACAGGCGGGGGAACAGCTGGTCATGTATCTTTAAATGAAGCCATTATCCCAGAATTATTAAGAAACGGATATGAAGTCCATTATATTGGTTCTGCTGATGGAATTGAAAAATCAATTATTGAAAAAAGCTTTCCCACTTTACCTTATCACACTATTTCTAATGGTAAGTTAAGAAGGTACTTCTCTATTAAAAATTTCTCAGATCCATTTAAAGTCCTATACGGAACAATGCAAGCCATGAGAACCTTAAGAAAAATAAAGCCTTCGCTTGTATTTTCCAAAGGAGGATTTGTTTCTGTGCCAGTTGTAGTGGCGGCAAAGCTTTCTAATATTCCAGTCGTAATACATGAGTCCGACATCACACCTGGTTTAGCAAACAAAATTGCAACACCATTTGCAGAACATATATTTACGGTTTTTGAAGAGACATTAAAGTATATTCCAAGGGATAAGTCTTCCGCTATAGGAGCAATCATTCGCCCTGATCTGTTTCAAGGAGATGAAAAAATTGCAAGAGAGCTGACAGGCTTTAGTCCTTTTAAAGAAACAATTATCGTTATGGGCGGAAGCCAGGGCTCTAAAAGTATTAATGCTGCGATTAAAGATAATATAGACACTTTAACCAAGCGATTTCAGATTATTCATCTTTGTGGTAAAGGAAACCTAGACCCTTCATTGATAGATAAACCAAATTATAAAGCCTTTGAATACGTAACGGATGAATTACCCCATTTGTTGAAAATCACAAACTATGTAATAAGCCGAGCTGGCTCTAACTCCATTTTTGAATTTTTAGAGTTAAAAAAACCTATGTTATTAATACCTTTGTCCAAGAACGCCAGCAGGGGAGACCAAGTATTAAATGCAAACTTCTTTGAAAAATTAGGCTATGCTATTGTCCTTGAAGAAGAGGGTCTCACCGCTGAGACATTTATGAATTCTCTTTCAGCTTTAGCATTAAACAAAGAAAAAATAATTGATGCACAGTGTCTGGCGAGTTCTTCCAAAACACCTGAGCAATTTACGGAACTACTACTAACATATAAAAACTAA
- a CDS encoding MATE family efflux transporter, with protein MVETKNLQEKTKIMIQMVLPILITQVALYLMTFFDILMTSKYNINHLAGVSIGSSLWVPVYTGLTGILLGITPIVAQLIGAKKQEDVRTFVQQGLYIAILLAILVFIGIILFLDPILQAIPLETSVRIIAEKYLWMMCIGLLPLFLYSVLRSFIDALGKTRISMFITLLSAPINIALNYVLIYGKFGLPALGGVGAGLASAITYWLILIITIFIIKYNKPFADLQIFQEWTKPSLAKLKTLTVIGLPIGLSIFAETTIFSAVTIMMSVFSTAVISAHQIAMNFTSLLYMIPLSIAMGATILVGQEVGAKRYQDAKSYSWLGVGTAVSFSFVSATILLVWREPIAAIYTNDVEVINLTVQFFFFAALFQLSDAIQAPVQGALRGYKDVTITFIMAIISYWIIGLPIGYILGTYTAYGPFGYWIGLIAGLTVGALTLGTRLVYLQRKFAKLY; from the coding sequence ATGGTAGAAACAAAAAACTTACAAGAAAAAACCAAGATAATGATTCAAATGGTACTACCAATTTTAATCACTCAGGTCGCACTCTATTTAATGACTTTCTTTGATATCTTGATGACAAGTAAATACAATATCAATCATCTAGCAGGCGTTTCTATAGGTTCTTCATTATGGGTGCCAGTATATACCGGGTTGACTGGTATTCTACTAGGCATTACGCCAATTGTAGCACAATTAATCGGTGCAAAAAAGCAAGAAGATGTGAGAACCTTTGTTCAACAAGGTTTATATATTGCTATTCTATTAGCTATTTTAGTTTTTATAGGAATTATTTTGTTTCTGGACCCTATCCTTCAAGCAATTCCTCTTGAAACTAGTGTACGCATAATAGCGGAAAAATATTTATGGATGATGTGCATCGGACTACTTCCTTTATTCCTATACAGTGTCCTACGATCGTTTATAGATGCATTAGGCAAGACCCGCATCTCCATGTTCATCACGTTACTGTCTGCACCAATTAATATCGCACTAAATTATGTGCTGATTTACGGTAAATTTGGATTGCCAGCTTTAGGTGGTGTTGGGGCTGGATTAGCCTCAGCAATAACTTATTGGCTCATTTTAATTATTACTATTTTCATCATAAAATACAATAAACCGTTTGCTGATCTACAAATATTCCAAGAATGGACGAAACCGTCGTTGGCCAAGTTAAAAACATTAACAGTGATCGGTTTACCAATAGGACTATCTATTTTTGCAGAGACTACTATTTTTTCTGCAGTCACGATTATGATGAGTGTATTTTCCACAGCAGTAATTTCAGCTCACCAAATAGCTATGAATTTTACTTCGTTGTTATATATGATTCCCTTAAGTATTGCAATGGGAGCTACTATTTTAGTAGGTCAAGAAGTAGGGGCTAAACGCTATCAGGATGCAAAATCCTACAGTTGGCTAGGAGTCGGGACAGCTGTGTCCTTTAGCTTTGTGTCAGCTACTATTTTACTTGTTTGGCGAGAACCTATAGCAGCCATTTACACAAACGATGTAGAGGTCATTAACTTAACCGTTCAATTTTTCTTTTTTGCTGCCCTCTTCCAATTATCTGATGCCATTCAAGCACCAGTTCAAGGAGCATTAAGGGGCTATAAGGATGTTACAATTACGTTTATCATGGCGATTATATCTTATTGGATAATAGGTTTACCTATTGGCTATATACTAGGTACTTACACAGCATACGGCCCATTTGGCTACTGGATAGGCTTAATTGCCGGCTTAACGGTCGGTGCACTTACCCTGGGAACACGTTTAGTATACTTACAGCGCAAGTTTGCTAAGCTTTATTAA
- a CDS encoding CAP domain-containing protein, with protein sequence MNKKILAGMLAGGLLLTATTATASAETAGNSKTTSEAKTSIEWKSLKINSQKLSLSETEINKMLQKFNINKELIVANLANTIKTEAAKKNDVAQNTQKVQKETKEVTKPNNQIKEKPVVEKTQTAAKVEVTKPNAAKKEATTAKAPVKKESTVPAAQPKKEVATTSPTTQQATKKTETNSNSNQAQVSSVIQQVVDLTNAERAKEGLAPLQIDSALTKSAQLKSQDMKDNNYFSHTSPTYGSPFDQMKSLGISYKSAAENIAMGQRSAQEVVQGWMNSAGHRANIMNGSYTHIGVGLSDSGYYWTQQFISK encoded by the coding sequence ATGAACAAAAAGATTTTAGCAGGTATGCTAGCAGGAGGATTATTACTTACTGCTACAACAGCAACAGCATCAGCAGAAACAGCTGGTAATTCAAAAACTACTTCTGAGGCAAAAACATCCATCGAATGGAAGTCTCTAAAGATTAACTCTCAAAAATTGTCTTTAAGTGAGACAGAAATAAACAAAATGCTTCAAAAGTTTAATATAAATAAAGAGTTAATCGTTGCTAACCTAGCAAATACTATTAAAACAGAGGCTGCAAAGAAAAATGACGTGGCACAAAATACCCAAAAGGTACAAAAAGAAACAAAAGAGGTTACTAAACCCAACAATCAAATAAAAGAAAAACCAGTCGTTGAAAAAACACAAACTGCAGCAAAAGTAGAAGTAACTAAACCAAATGCTGCTAAAAAAGAAGCTACAACTGCGAAGGCTCCAGTAAAAAAAGAATCAACAGTGCCAGCGGCTCAACCAAAAAAAGAGGTAGCTACAACTTCTCCAACTACTCAGCAAGCTACTAAAAAAACGGAAACAAACAGTAATTCCAATCAAGCTCAAGTATCTTCTGTTATCCAACAGGTGGTAGATCTAACTAATGCCGAGCGTGCAAAGGAAGGCTTAGCACCTCTACAAATCGACTCTGCATTGACTAAGTCAGCACAGCTTAAATCTCAGGACATGAAGGATAATAATTATTTTTCACATACAAGTCCTACATATGGCTCACCTTTTGATCAAATGAAATCTTTAGGGATTAGCTACAAGTCAGCTGCAGAAAATATTGCAATGGGACAACGATCAGCTCAAGAAGTGGTACAAGGCTGGATGAATTCAGCTGGTCACAGAGCGAATATCATGAACGGTAGCTATACACATATTGGAGTAGGATTATCTGATAGTGGTTATTACTGGACACAACAATTTATTAGCAAATAA
- a CDS encoding GTP-binding protein, protein MKDVYLLSGFLGSGKTSLLTNLISQFKNEGIKPAVIMNELGKLAFDSRAVEEDIPLKEMLEGCICCTGSEKMEAQLQMLLAGEDFDVLLIETTGAAHPVEALDAVFSPIFANQLNIKGIITVADCKRWLERDKLSPRTRMLFLEQIKHAHLIVANKVDLLTDDEIATASMELQGINGDAPIIQASNSKISIKALANLEATFHEKEVKEAAIGKQLSLSSRLHTFNGPIDQEAFEDWVRGLPDSVYRMKGYVPLKGHKYPYLFQYAYGMIQWLPEYMKMEPQLVIIGEQINKLEIIGDSVND, encoded by the coding sequence TTGAAAGATGTATATTTATTGAGTGGATTTTTAGGAAGCGGGAAAACATCCTTGTTAACCAATTTAATCTCACAATTCAAAAATGAAGGTATTAAACCAGCAGTAATTATGAATGAGTTAGGTAAATTGGCTTTTGATAGTAGAGCAGTAGAGGAAGACATCCCTCTTAAAGAAATGCTAGAAGGATGCATATGCTGTACAGGATCTGAGAAGATGGAAGCACAGCTTCAAATGTTGTTGGCTGGGGAAGATTTTGATGTGTTATTAATAGAGACTACTGGAGCTGCACACCCTGTTGAAGCATTAGATGCTGTATTCTCACCGATATTTGCAAATCAGTTAAATATAAAAGGTATTATTACTGTTGCCGACTGCAAAAGATGGTTAGAACGCGACAAGCTGTCACCCAGAACACGGATGCTCTTCCTTGAGCAAATCAAACATGCACATTTAATTGTTGCCAATAAAGTAGATTTACTAACTGATGACGAGATTGCGACTGCCTCTATGGAACTCCAAGGTATTAATGGGGATGCACCGATCATTCAAGCCTCAAACAGTAAAATTTCTATAAAAGCACTTGCTAACTTGGAAGCTACCTTTCATGAAAAAGAAGTTAAAGAAGCGGCAATAGGCAAGCAACTTTCCTTGTCTTCAAGGCTTCATACCTTTAACGGACCAATAGATCAAGAAGCCTTCGAGGATTGGGTTAGAGGTCTTCCTGACTCCGTCTATCGGATGAAGGGTTATGTTCCACTTAAGGGACACAAATATCCTTATTTATTTCAATATGCTTATGGAATGATCCAATGGCTCCCTGAATACATGAAAATGGAGCCCCAACTTGTAATTATCGGAGAGCAAATAAATAAGCTTGAGATTATAGGGGATTCGGTTAATGATTGA
- a CDS encoding S41 family peptidase, translating to MKILDEQEQRTNEEQEQSSPESSKYVKIKPLMLWLMIFGLMIITAGVTSLLFMFGKEDEASEIKGQESQVQYVGERKEFTKLYMAYDKLKKDYYKDIDEDTVINGAINGMVDALEDPYSEYMDTEEASMFEDSVHSSFQGIGAEIQEQDGIITVISPIKNSPAEKSGLLPNDKVLKVDGKDIKGYSVSEAVLLIRGKKGTEVTLTIQRGEGALIETTIVRDDIPIETVYPEMLSDKVGHIMISSFSDDTYDELVTAIDDLKKEGMESLVLDVRQNPGGLLDSAVDISNLFVEEGKNIVQIETKDDKNKLVKEAIVASPGLRVDLPVTVLIDEGSASASEILAGALSESANMPIVGVNSFGKGTVQSLNNLPDGSNIKITTAKWLTPKGNWIHDKGIAPDYEVQYPSYAMLSPLNTSEVLKTGMTSDAIKNAKEMLKAVGYDPGTINTSFDETMVSAVKKFQADNKLDATGELTGDSANTLMNKLREKLLNEDPQLLKAEEIAKDLIKK from the coding sequence GTGAAGATTTTGGACGAACAAGAGCAACGAACAAACGAAGAACAGGAACAATCATCGCCTGAATCTTCCAAATATGTAAAGATTAAACCTTTGATGCTTTGGTTAATGATTTTTGGTCTCATGATAATCACGGCTGGCGTTACATCACTTCTATTTATGTTTGGAAAAGAGGATGAAGCTAGTGAAATAAAAGGGCAAGAATCACAGGTACAATATGTAGGTGAACGAAAAGAATTCACTAAGTTATATATGGCTTATGACAAATTAAAAAAAGATTACTATAAGGATATTGATGAGGATACAGTGATTAATGGTGCCATCAATGGCATGGTCGATGCACTGGAAGATCCTTATTCTGAATACATGGATACAGAAGAGGCATCTATGTTTGAAGACAGTGTTCATTCGAGCTTCCAAGGAATTGGAGCGGAAATACAGGAGCAAGATGGTATCATTACGGTTATTTCTCCTATTAAAAATTCTCCAGCCGAAAAGTCTGGGTTGTTACCTAATGATAAGGTTTTAAAAGTAGATGGGAAAGATATTAAAGGCTACAGTGTTTCGGAAGCTGTTTTATTAATTCGCGGTAAAAAAGGCACTGAAGTTACATTAACGATTCAACGTGGTGAAGGCGCATTAATTGAAACGACAATAGTTCGAGATGATATCCCTATAGAAACAGTTTATCCTGAGATGTTAAGTGACAAAGTAGGGCATATTATGATTTCTAGCTTTTCTGACGATACGTATGATGAGTTAGTTACTGCGATCGATGATCTGAAAAAAGAAGGCATGGAGTCATTAGTTCTGGATGTAAGACAAAATCCAGGTGGCCTGCTAGATTCGGCAGTTGATATTTCAAACCTTTTTGTTGAAGAAGGCAAGAATATTGTACAAATTGAAACAAAAGATGATAAAAACAAACTTGTAAAAGAGGCGATTGTTGCATCACCTGGTCTCCGAGTGGATCTTCCTGTTACAGTGTTGATCGACGAAGGGAGTGCATCTGCATCTGAGATACTTGCAGGAGCATTAAGCGAATCAGCAAATATGCCTATTGTTGGTGTAAATTCGTTTGGTAAAGGAACTGTGCAGTCTCTTAACAATTTACCTGATGGCTCTAATATTAAAATAACAACAGCAAAATGGTTAACACCGAAAGGTAACTGGATACATGATAAAGGTATTGCACCAGATTACGAAGTACAATATCCTTCTTATGCGATGTTATCTCCTTTAAATACTTCTGAAGTTTTAAAGACAGGTATGACATCAGATGCTATTAAAAATGCTAAGGAAATGTTAAAAGCAGTTGGATACGATCCAGGTACTATTAATACTAGCTTTGACGAGACTATGGTTTCTGCGGTGAAAAAATTCCAAGCTGACAACAAACTGGATGCTACAGGTGAGCTTACCGGTGATTCTGCTAATACATTGATGAATAAGCTTCGTGAAAAATTACTAAACGAAGATCCTCAATTATTAAAGGCAGAAGAGATAGCAAAGGATTTAATTAAAAAATAA
- the deoD gene encoding purine-nucleoside phosphorylase translates to MSIHINAKKGEIADTILLPGDPLRAKYIAETFLEDVVQYNEVRNMFGYTGTYKGKRVSVQGTGMGVPSISIYTTELMAEYDVQKLIRVGTCGAIQKDVKVRDVILAQSASSDSSMNKVLLDDISFAPTADFNLLYNAYNAGKEAGLNLRVGNVFTADLFYNENAQNEKWASYGVLAVEMEAAALYTLAAKYGRQALAVLTVSDHIITGEVTSSEERQTTFNDMIVVALEAALK, encoded by the coding sequence ATGAGTATTCATATTAATGCAAAAAAAGGTGAAATAGCTGACACGATTTTACTACCAGGAGATCCACTTCGTGCAAAATATATTGCTGAAACTTTCTTAGAGGATGTTGTGCAATATAATGAAGTGCGTAATATGTTTGGTTACACAGGTACATATAAAGGGAAAAGAGTTTCTGTACAAGGAACAGGAATGGGAGTACCATCCATTTCTATATATACAACTGAATTAATGGCTGAATATGATGTACAAAAATTAATCCGTGTTGGAACTTGTGGAGCTATCCAAAAAGACGTAAAAGTACGTGACGTTATTCTTGCTCAATCAGCATCTTCTGACTCTTCTATGAATAAAGTACTTTTAGATGATATTAGCTTTGCTCCTACTGCTGATTTCAATTTATTATACAATGCATATAATGCAGGTAAAGAAGCAGGACTAAACCTACGCGTAGGTAATGTATTTACAGCTGATTTATTCTATAATGAAAATGCTCAAAATGAAAAATGGGCAAGCTACGGTGTACTTGCAGTTGAAATGGAAGCTGCTGCATTATATACACTAGCTGCTAAATACGGAAGACAAGCTCTAGCCGTATTGACTGTTAGTGATCACATTATTACTGGAGAAGTTACTTCTTCAGAAGAAAGACAAACAACATTTAATGACATGATCGTAGTGGCATTAGAAGCAGCATTAAAATAA
- a CDS encoding YozE family protein: MNQSFYLFALKFRGGQKTDAKALFAEQMFLQHDFPKAETSFQPLSEYIEELAHPEMPAIVFDEIWELYEDNNL, translated from the coding sequence ATGAATCAATCGTTTTATTTATTTGCATTAAAATTCCGGGGAGGTCAAAAGACCGATGCCAAAGCTCTATTTGCGGAACAAATGTTTTTACAGCATGATTTTCCAAAAGCAGAAACATCTTTTCAGCCACTTTCCGAGTATATTGAGGAGCTCGCGCATCCAGAGATGCCGGCAATAGTTTTTGATGAAATATGGGAGTTATACGAAGACAATAACCTCTAG
- a CDS encoding methyl-accepting chemotaxis protein yields MKYGFKSKKNKIPSTPKVPKPKKQRKSLSSRSFSLFKRNANKSFQNTNLLNSIRGRVLIIFSVLIIILFSMLVLTSANMQSSQKELENFINVDIKEQLMVNQISADIAKLSNAEQSYIITGKSNYMSSYRSYKDAIVTRFKELQTIFKNRPDELKKVTAINEHFNTYLQYSERALSLRDQKGFEAAQKLVNAGSGRAAMSHVDVQIEAMNEVLAKKNAKQIALLKSENQNALNIFIGLTIFSVLLTLVFGIVLFNSIKRSTYSINRSILEIAQAGGDLTRRVKVRTKDEFAEIASNTNVLIASIADLVRRVSHLTENVSASGQELMASSDDTAITIQSIADSTNEIASGSEQTMKSMTLAIQKMNSLEEATRYLNEDAQAVKVATDHMTAAAKQGALSVQHSSNVMLNIEETMANTSQTVQSLGTKSYEITSIIKTITAIAEQTNLLALNAAIEAARAGEHGRGFAVVADEVRKLAEQSQKAAKEVTGIVTSIQTEVTSIVKQNHEGVENVIKGVEVANETSTSLEQIMKQTDETISIINKMVNQIEKTLEFSQEVAASFIEVTHIAENTASNTENSAAAAEQGSAAMQEINASAVELSHQADELRKVVNEFKL; encoded by the coding sequence TTGAAATATGGATTTAAATCGAAAAAAAACAAAATACCTAGTACGCCCAAAGTACCTAAACCAAAGAAACAGCGCAAATCCCTTAGTAGTCGTTCATTTTCCCTTTTTAAAAGGAATGCAAACAAAAGCTTTCAAAATACCAATTTGTTAAATTCCATACGTGGCAGAGTACTCATCATTTTTTCCGTCCTTATTATAATTCTATTTTCCATGCTTGTCCTTACTTCGGCCAACATGCAATCATCTCAGAAGGAACTAGAAAACTTTATAAACGTGGACATAAAAGAGCAGTTAATGGTCAATCAAATATCTGCGGATATTGCTAAACTTTCAAATGCAGAACAAAGCTATATCATCACAGGTAAATCAAATTATATGTCAAGTTATAGAAGTTATAAAGATGCAATCGTTACTCGCTTTAAAGAATTGCAGACTATTTTTAAAAATCGTCCTGATGAGCTCAAAAAAGTAACGGCGATTAACGAGCATTTTAATACATACCTTCAATATTCTGAACGTGCATTAAGCCTAAGAGACCAAAAAGGATTTGAGGCTGCTCAAAAGCTTGTAAATGCAGGAAGTGGACGCGCAGCCATGAGCCATGTAGATGTCCAAATCGAAGCGATGAACGAAGTGTTAGCTAAAAAGAACGCTAAGCAAATTGCACTCTTAAAGAGCGAAAATCAAAACGCTTTGAACATATTTATAGGCTTAACGATTTTCTCTGTATTATTAACATTAGTATTTGGAATTGTACTATTTAATTCTATTAAAAGAAGCACTTACTCTATTAACCGTTCGATTTTAGAAATCGCTCAAGCTGGCGGTGATTTAACGAGAAGAGTAAAAGTAAGAACGAAAGACGAATTTGCTGAAATTGCTTCCAATACAAATGTTTTAATCGCTTCTATTGCTGATTTAGTTAGACGTGTAAGCCATTTAACCGAAAATGTATCAGCTAGCGGTCAGGAATTGATGGCCTCTTCTGACGACACTGCTATTACAATTCAGTCAATAGCGGATTCTACAAATGAGATAGCATCTGGTAGTGAGCAGACTATGAAAAGCATGACCTTAGCTATTCAAAAAATGAATTCACTAGAAGAAGCAACAAGATATTTGAATGAGGATGCACAAGCTGTAAAAGTAGCGACTGATCACATGACTGCCGCTGCCAAACAAGGAGCATTGTCTGTTCAACATTCTTCAAATGTTATGTTAAATATTGAAGAAACGATGGCTAATACCTCTCAGACTGTTCAATCTTTAGGAACTAAATCGTATGAGATAACTTCTATTATTAAAACCATCACTGCAATTGCAGAGCAAACTAACCTACTGGCTCTAAATGCGGCAATTGAGGCTGCACGTGCCGGAGAACATGGAAGAGGTTTTGCAGTAGTAGCAGATGAAGTAAGGAAGCTTGCAGAGCAATCTCAAAAAGCAGCAAAAGAGGTAACAGGAATTGTAACCTCCATTCAAACGGAGGTAACCTCTATTGTTAAACAAAATCACGAAGGGGTCGAAAATGTTATAAAAGGCGTTGAAGTAGCGAATGAAACAAGCACTTCCCTTGAACAAATTATGAAACAAACAGACGAAACGATTAGTATTATTAATAAAATGGTCAATCAGATAGAAAAAACACTGGAATTTAGCCAGGAAGTAGCTGCTTCCTTTATAGAAGTGACTCATATTGCAGAAAACACTGCGTCAAATACTGAAAACTCTGCTGCCGCCGCTGAACAAGGTAGTGCTGCCATGCAAGAAATCAATGCTTCCGCTGTAGAATTATCACACCAAGCGGACGAGCTTAGAAAAGTAGTAAACGAGTTCAAGTTATAA
- the msrB gene encoding peptide-methionine (R)-S-oxide reductase MsrB, with product MKDKLTEMQYYVTQQNGTEPPFQGEYDKHFDEGIYVDVVSGKPLFHSKDKYDAGCGWPSFTRPIESHEVTEHFDDSHGMRRVEVRSKTANSHLGHVFPDGPKEETGLRYCINSAAMRFVPKDKLEEEGYGEYLKLF from the coding sequence ATGAAGGATAAATTAACTGAAATGCAGTATTACGTGACTCAGCAAAATGGAACAGAACCACCCTTTCAAGGAGAATATGATAAGCATTTTGATGAAGGAATTTATGTAGATGTTGTTTCAGGCAAACCATTATTCCATTCAAAGGACAAATATGATGCTGGTTGTGGCTGGCCAAGCTTTACTAGACCAATCGAGAGCCACGAGGTAACTGAGCATTTTGATGATTCTCATGGTATGAGAAGAGTAGAAGTGAGAAGTAAAACAGCAAACTCACATCTTGGTCACGTATTCCCTGATGGTCCAAAAGAAGAAACAGGCTTACGCTACTGTATTAATTCAGCTGCTATGCGTTTTGTTCCCAAGGACAAGCTAGAGGAAGAAGGCTATGGAGAATACTTAAAACTATTCTAA